In Microcaecilia unicolor chromosome 1, aMicUni1.1, whole genome shotgun sequence, the following are encoded in one genomic region:
- the LOC115457072 gene encoding cytochrome P450 1A1-like, whose amino-acid sequence MASLLSILKNKISISATEVLIASVVFSVLFLILRSFRERVPKGLKKLPGPWSFPVIGNILELGKSPHLSLTKMSQTYGDMMQIQIGTRPVLVLSGLDTLKQALIKQGDDFLGRPDLYTFSFIGDGQSLSFSTDSGEVWKIRRRLAQNALRTFSTSPCSSSTSSCLIEEHICKEVEYLVKSFLKIMEEKGSLDPYRYLVVSVANVVSAMCFGKRYSHDDRELLSLVNLTDEFGKAASAGNLADFIPTLQYLPNRTMKVFVDLNRKLQTFIQKIVNEHYKSFDKNNIRDITDSLIDQCQEKKMDENANTQISDRKIVNLVNDIFGAGFDTITTGLSWSLMYLVIHKDIQQKIHEELDQVIGRERRPRLSDRLLLPYMEAFILEMLRHSSFVPFTIPHCTTRNTSLNGYFIPKGICIFVNQWQVNHDEKLWSDPFTFDPERFLNDDRTGLDKTEVEKVMAFGMGKRKCIGETIARLELFLFLAILLQQLEFSTKDDQKLDLSTQYGLTLKHNRCELKIIQRFPIENMD is encoded by the exons ATGGCTAGCTTGCTATCcatactgaaaaacaaaatttcCATCTCAGCTACTGAGGTCCTTATTGCTTCAGTTGTCTTCAGCGTGCTCTTCTTGATACTGAGATCTTTCAGGGAAAGGGTCCCCAAAGGATTAAAGAAGCTGCCTGGACCATGGTCTTTCCCAGTGATTGGCAATATACTGGAGCTAGGCAAGAGCCCTCACTTGAGTTTGACCAAGATGAGCCAGACCTATGGAGATATGATGCAAATTCAGATCGGCACCAGACCTGTATTAGTGCTAAGTGGGCTGGACACACTCAAGCAGGCACTCATAAAGCAAGGAGATGACTTTTTAGGCCGTCCAGATTTATACACTTTCAGTTTCATTGGTGATGGCCAGAGCTTGTCTTTCAGCACGGATTCAGGGGAAGTATGGAAAATTCGCAGAAGACTTGCTCAAAATGCATTGAGGACTTTTTCAACTTCACCATGTTCTTCCTCTACCTCTTCTTGTCTAATAGAGGAGCACATTTGTAAGGAAGTAGAATATCTTGTGAAAAGTTTTCTGAAGATAATGGAAGAGAAGGGTAGTTTGGACCCTTACAGGTACCTGGTAGTCTCTGTGGCAAATGTTGTATCTGCCATGTGTTTTGGTAAACGCTACAGCCATGACGATAGAGAACTGCTGAGCCTGGTGAATCTAACAGATGAATTTGGGAAAGCAGCCTCTGCTGGAAACTTAGCAGATTTCATCCCCACTCTTCAGTACCTTCCCAATCGCACCATGAAAGTCTTTGTGGATCTCAACAGGAAATTGCAAACCTTTATACAGAAGATTGTCAATGAACACTATAAGAGTTTTGATAAG AACAATATTCGAGATATCACCGACTCCTTGATTGATCAGTGTCAGGAGAAGAAAATGGATGAAAATGCCAATACTCAAATTTCAGATCGGAAAATTGTCAACCTGGTCAATGACATTTTTGGTGCTG GGTTTGACACCATCACAACTGGCCTGTCCTGGAGCCTCATGTATTTGGTGATTCACAAAGATATACAGCAGAAAATTCATGAAGAATTGg ACCAGGTCATTGGCAGAGAGCGAAGACCCAGGCTGTCAGACAGACTGCTGTTGCCTTACATGGAAGCGTTCATTCTGGAGATGTTGAGACATTCATCATTTGTACCCTTCACAATTCCACATTG TACAACCAGGAACACCTCACTGAATGGTTATTTTATACCCAAAGGAATCTGCATCTTTGTCAACCAATGGCAAGTGAACCACGATGA GAAACTTTGGAGTGACCCATTCACATTTGACCCAGAACGTTTTCTTAATGATGATAGAACTGGGCTGGATAAGACAGAGGTGGAGAAGGTGATGGCTTTTGGCATGGGAAAGAGAAAATGCATTGGGGAGACCATTGCCAGGTTAGAGCTGTTTCTCTTCTTGGCCATCCTGTTGCAGCAGCTGGAGTTCAGCACGAAGGATGACCAGAAGCTGGACCTGTCAACTCAATATGGTCTCACCCTGAAGCACAATCGATGTGAACTCAAAATCATTCAGCGCTTTCCAATAGAGAATATGGACTGA